A window from Montipora capricornis isolate CH-2021 chromosome 7, ASM3666992v2, whole genome shotgun sequence encodes these proteins:
- the LOC138055567 gene encoding uncharacterized protein yields the protein MPPLRRRSRVQDTNVGTKAALLNGYSVQQLRNLCRQKKIASTGNKATLLNRLRGSVPVLPQDHVVNTNANDSTFSEGQLNTIRQLVQESVAAASREIANEAALAAVQVLQPSSSQTASNSNCVTPAIETLTPQQTASPLDICQHAAPFQDIPAQYVKDIQSGEFFELSKLLPKNLSEFNDEDNLVLTLDNSVVRVSKKANTSTSITEIEQWTTAFTTYMSVFTHKFPQRSQELLQYLSLIRYAARVHRGLGWAIYDYKFRQQAGQNKTRVWSEIDQQLWLKIFTVAPSVLKEEYPLFSNGPQTSSVSTGGERRGTCHNFNRLGWCHRSPCSFKHVCNKCAGAHLGHNCPKFPGTPREARDRDRDNTRGGDKGTLNPKSSRRK from the coding sequence ATGCCGCCACTTCGTCGAAGGTCCCGCGTTCAAGACACGAATGTGGGCACCAAAGCCGCGCTACTAAACGGCTATTCGGTCCAACAACTACGAAACCTATGCCGACAGAAGAAGATTGCCTCCACCGGCAACAAGGCCACTCTTTTGAACCGGCTACGAGGTTCAGTACCTGTTCTCCCCCAAGACCATGTGGTCAACACCAACGCGAACGATTCCACCTTCTCGGAAGGACAATTAAATACAATTCGACAACTGGTTCAGGAGTCTGTCGCTGCTGCCTCGAGGGAAATCGCCAACGAAGCCGCTTTGGCCGCCGTTCAGGTTTTACAGCCAAGTTCCTCGCAAACAGCTTCAAATTCCAATTGCGTCACGCCAGCCATTGAGACTCTCACGCCACAGCAAACAGCAAGTCCATTGGATATATGTCAACATGCGGCGCCATTTCAGGATATTCCTGCTCAATACGTGAAGGATATACAGTCTGGTGAGTTTTTCGAATTATCCAAGCTTCTTCCCAAAAATCTGTCAGAGTTTAATGACGAGGATAATCTGGTGCTCACCCTCGACAACTCCGTTGTTCGAGTCTCAAAGAAAGCCAACACATCTACCTCTATCACGGAAATTGAACAGTGGACCACCGCGTTCACAACGTATATGAGTGTTTTCACGCACAAGTTTCCCCAGCGTTCCCAAGAGCTCTTACAATACCTTAGCTTGATTAGGTATGCTGCACGTGTACATAGGGGTCTAGGATGGGCTATCTATGATTATAAATTCCGCCAACAAGCTGGCCAAAACAAGACCCGGGTGTGGTCGGAAATTGATCAGCAGCTATGGCTTAAAATATTTACGGTAGCCCCTTCTGTGCTAAAGGAGGAGTACCCTCTTTTTTCCAATGGACCCCAAACTAGTAGTGTCTCAACTGGGGGCGAACGCCGAGGCACTTGCCATAACTTCAACCGTCTTGGGTGGTGCCACAGGTCCCCCTGTAGTTTCAAGCATGTCTGTAACAAGTGTGCAGGGGCACACCTGGGACATAACTGCCCCAAATTCCCAGGAACACCACGGGAGGCCAGGGATAGGGATCGAGACAATACCAGGGGTGGAGACAAGGGAACCCTTAACCCCAAATCTTCCCGGAGAAAGTGA
- the LOC138055566 gene encoding uncharacterized protein: MPISVLAVEKFKAAKEKQWVSRVKGAKKKKAKTTKEQDVLINIGLLEWKEKLCALKPLRGKKLALRISKTAKYSLLREKAEEKWRSFHSNLYDDELSYELLYEDEALFLPGSSELFSLQRYQEEVGTDFNKITLFLCSSDDYHRAEDKTEYSGSDSATENSLGNDQGFPEFDSEIGDRCDNNPKVDRSVILQIEQDEQLARELQNQVNEEDLLDYSSSANHPSSK; encoded by the exons ATGCCAATTTCTGTTCTAGCTGTGGAAAAG TTCAAAGCAGCTAAGGAAAAACAGTGGGTATCAAGGGTTAAAGGTgctaagaaaaagaaagctaaaACAACCAAAGAACAAGATGTCCTCATTAACATTGGTTTGCTGGAATGGAAGGAAAAGTTGTGTGCACTAAAACCACTAAGAGGAAAGAAATTAGCCTTGAGAATATCAAAGACAGCTAAGTATTCATTGCTGCGTGAAAAGGCTGAAGAAAAATGGAGAAGTTTTCACAGTAATTTATATGATGATGAACTTTCCTATGAACTGTTATATGAAGATGAAGCTCTATTTTTACCTGGTTCCAGTGAATTATTTTCGTTGCAAAGATACCAAGAAGAAGTGGGGACGGATTTTAACAAAATAACCCTTTTTCTCTGTTCTAGTGATGACTATCATAGGGCAGAGGACAAAACTGAATACAGTGGCAGTGATTCAGCTACAGAAAATAGTTTAGGGAATGACCAAGGCTTTCCTGAATTTGACAGTGAGATAGGTGATAGGTGTGACAATAATCCAAAGGTTGACAGGTCAGTCATACTTCAAATCGAACAAGATGAGCAACTTGCCAGAGAGCTACAGAACCAAGTCAATGAAGAAGATTTACTGGATTACTCGAGCTCTGCAAATCACCCAAGCTCTAAATGA
- the LOC138057439 gene encoding uncharacterized protein, with translation MVVKGGKHKLVGFVDLGKIHDNMEILSGTETNGPVLASNVLQFIFLGDNGFRFPIVQFPSSGCTASSLFFIFWEGVRKMLETGFKVYYCILDGAEVNQQFIKLHFLDDNEAVQRHFTCHNIFNDPKTIFIISSAQC, from the exons ATGGTTGTAAAAGGAGGGAAACACAAGCTTGTAGGATTTGTGGACCTGGGGAAAATTCATGATAATATGGAAATCCTTTCGG gAACAGAGACAAATGGTCCTGTACTAGCATCAAATGTCCTTCAGTTCATTTTTTTAGGAGACAATGGCTTCAGGTTTCCAATAGTCCAGTTCCCTTCAAGTGGATGCACTGCGAGTTCCTTGTTTTTTATATTCTGGGAAGGTGTCAGGAAAATGCTGGAAACAGGATTcaa AGTGTACTACTGCATCTTAGATGGAGCTGAGGTAAATCAACAGTTCATAAAGCTGCATTTTCTGGATGACAACGAGGCTGTGCAAAGGCATTTTACATGTCACAACATCTTCAATG atccaaaaacaattttcattATCTCCTCGGCACAATGTTAA
- the LOC138055568 gene encoding uncharacterized protein — MKEVALGRVAGPFPTPPFPNFQVSPIGLVPKKHSNKFRTIFHLSFPKSGVTSINYSISKEDDSLQYITIDNAIEGILRLGQGSFLAKTDIESAFRLIPLRPSDYELFGMYWQGSYYYDKVLPFGLRSAPYLFNQLSEAIEWILLTKCSISFVCHILDDFLIIEPASESLSPGEGCKQSLSSMLLTLRNLCIPTAAGKTQGPCTCLEFMGIILDSVRMEARLPYDKVERILTSLDNFKSKKSCTLRELQALIGTLNFACRVVPPGRPFLQRMIELTRKVSQPHHHIKLSSGFFKDLDMWQEFVSGWNGASFFLTTSWVNSDSLQLFTDASGSIGFGGIFSSQWFHGQWRAHQQLGQPGISIAWQELFALVVACHLWGSTFSNKRILFFCDNQSVVEIVNSKRSRIPRVMDLVRHLTLLTLKYNFYLKVSHIEGKRNEIADSLSRFQMARFHTLAPHADPVSLSRTTGTLGDLDADIRHYLNLSIAASTEQTYSSAEKRFLDFCSLYRPTSGTCLPANEDTLIKYAAFLARSIKYSSIKGYLAAVRHFHIRRGFELDVNKCLRLQLVCRGIKRSQGTNHTRVRLPITIKHLRLFHSLLAISYTSNYDSVMIWAAMTLAFFGFLRLGELTCNSKFSPEAHLSLEDVIFLPSWENPDHLSVHIKLSKTDPFRSGQTILIGKTHQPVCPVQAMQAYLSTRDRTPGPLFMYLSGKPLTKDALTSETRQLLSQSGFPSSQYAGHSFRIGAATTAASVGLPPWLIKTLGRWSSDCFERYIRCPQPLILEVSHKLVRDSYH; from the coding sequence ATGAAAGAAGTTGCCTTGGGTCGCGTGGCTGGTCCCTTTCCTACCCCTCCTTTTCCCAATTTCCAGGTTTCCCCGATCGGCTTAGTCCCTAAGAAGCATTCAAACAAATTCCGTACAATTTTCCATCTTTCCTTTCCCAAGTCTGGGGTAACCAGCATCAACTACTCCATTTCCAAAGAGGACGACAGTTTGCAGTACATTACTATTGATAATGCCATCGAGGGAATCTTACGCTTGGGTCAGGGTTCATTCCTGGCAAAGACAGACATCGAGTCTGCATTTCGCCTTATCCCACTTCGCCCTTCTGATTATGAGCTGTTTGGTATGTACTGGCAAGGTTCTTATTACTACGACAAGGTCCTCCCCTTCGGATTAAGAAGTGCCCCCTATCTCTTTAACCAGCTTTCAGAGGCTATTGAATGGATCTTGCTTACTAAGTGCTCCATCTCTTTTGTTTGCCACATACTCGACGATTTTTTGATTATTGAGCCTGCCTCTGAGTCACTTTCACCCGGCGAGGGCTGTAAACAAAGCTTGTCAAGCATGTTACTTACCCTTAGGAACTTGTGTATCCCAACTGCTGCAGGAAAAACTCAGGGACCCTGCACATGTTTAGAATTTATGGGGATCATTCTGGATTCTGTCAGGATGGAAGCCCGCCTTCCCTATGACAAAGTGGAACGTATTCTAACTTCCTTGGATAATTTTAAATCTAAGAAGTCCTGTACCTTAAGGGAGTTGCAGGCTCTCATTGGTACGCTTAACTTTGCATGTAGGGTAGTCCCCCCCGGACGGCCTTTTCTACAGCGTATGATTGAGTTAACCCGTAAAGTCTCCCAACCCCATCACCATATCAAGTTAAGTTCTGGCTTTTTTAAGGACCTTGATATGTGGCAAGAGTTTGTCTCTGGGTGGAATGGTGCTAGTTTTTTCCTGACAACTTCCTGGGTCAACTCAGATTCCTTGCAGCTCTTTACGGATGCCTCAGGCTCCATAGGTTTTGGAGGTATCTTCTCCTCTCAGTGGTTTCATGGTCAGTGGAGGGCTCACCAGCAGCTTGGGCAGCCTGGTATTAGCATCGCATGGCAAGAGCTTTTTGCTTTGGTTGTTGCTTGCCATTTGTGGGGCTCTACCTTCTCCAACAAGCGCATCTTGTTTTTCTGTGATAACCAGTCTGTTGTTGAAATTGTGAATTCCAAGAGGTCTCGTATCCCCCGGGTAATGGACCTGGTTCGCCACTTGACCCTTCTGACActcaaatataatttttatttgaaggtcAGCCACATCGAGGGTAAAAGGAATGAAATAGCTGATTCACTTTCTCGCTTTCAGATGGCGCGTTTTCACACTCTGGCCCCACACGCAGACCCCGTGTCCCTGTCCCGTACAACAGGAACTCTGGGAGATTTAGATGCAGACATCCGCCACTACCTCAATCTGTCCATTGCTGCCTCCACTGAGCAAACTTACTCCTCTGCCGAAAAACGTTTTTTGGATTTCTGCTCTCTTTACCGCCCAACTTCAGGCACGTGTCTACCAGCTAACGAAGACACCCTTATCAAGTATGCTGCCTTTCTAGCCAGGTCAATCAAATACTCCTCCATAAAGGGCTATCTTGCAGCTGTGCGCCATTTCCATATTCGGCGTGGCTTTGAGCTTGACGTTAACAAATGCCTTCGCTTACAGCTAGTTTGTAGGGGAATCAAGCGATCACAGGGCACTAACCACACCAGAGTTAGGTTACCAATTACTATCAAACATCTTAGGCTCTTCCACTCTCTGTTAGCCATCTCTTACACCTCTAATTATGACTCAGTCATGATATGGGCAGCGATGACTCTtgcattttttggttttcttcgcCTTGGCGAGTTGACTTGCAATAGCAAATTTTCTCCTGAAGCCCACTTATCcctggaagatgtaattttccTCCCCTCCTGGGAAAATCCTGATCATTTGTCAGTCCACATTAAACTTTCTAAGACTGATCCGTTCAGATCTGGCCAAACCATTCTCATAGGTAAAACCCACCAGCCAGTCTGTCCAGTCCAGGCAATGCAGGCCTATTTGTCTACAAGAGACCGTACCCCAGGCCCACTTTTTATGTACTTATCTGGAAAACCCTTGACTAAAGATGCTTTGACCTCAGAAACAAGGCAGCTTCTTTCCCAATCTGGCTTTCCTTCCTCTCAATATGCGGGCCATAGCTTTAGGATAGGTGCAGCTACAACCGCTGCATCGGTGGGACTCCCCCCATGGCTTATCAAAACACTGGGTCGTTGGTCTTCTGATTGCTTTGAGCGTTATATTAGATGTCCACAACCCCTTATTCTTGAAGTTTCTCACAAATTAGTAAGGGATTCCTACCACTAA